One Methanobrevibacter millerae DNA window includes the following coding sequences:
- a CDS encoding 2-oxoacid:acceptor oxidoreductase subunit alpha, whose amino-acid sequence MSEEFFIQGNEACAKGAIKAGCRFFAGYPITPSTEVAETLARELPKVGGSFVQMEDEIASAGAIIGGSWGGAKSMTATSGPGISLMQENIGYAFITETPIVVVDVQRGSPSTGQPTMAAQGDMMQARWGSHGDYEPIALSPSSVQEFFDFTIKAFNLAEEYRTPVFVMADEIIGHMREKITVEDEIEIVARKMPEDKDNYLPFKNVENGTNPMPAFGQGFNIHVTGLTHDERGYPDTNDPETHHNLVQRLCDKILNNRDKICSVQSESCEDADVIILSYGAPVRSAVEAVQKARAEGKKLGYIKLDTPWPFPEEQVRELASNASDVYVVELNLGQMYYEVERVLDSNVNVHLIGKIGGPMPTPDEILSRIDEMGGN is encoded by the coding sequence TATTACTCCATCCACTGAAGTGGCTGAAACGCTGGCTCGTGAACTTCCGAAAGTGGGAGGATCATTTGTTCAGATGGAAGATGAAATAGCATCTGCTGGAGCAATTATCGGAGGTTCCTGGGGGGGAGCCAAATCAATGACCGCAACCTCAGGTCCAGGCATATCATTAATGCAGGAAAATATCGGTTATGCATTCATTACCGAAACCCCGATTGTCGTAGTTGACGTTCAGAGGGGTTCACCTTCAACAGGACAGCCTACAATGGCCGCCCAGGGAGACATGATGCAGGCACGCTGGGGGTCCCATGGAGATTACGAACCTATAGCATTATCTCCGTCAAGCGTTCAGGAATTCTTTGATTTCACAATAAAGGCATTCAACCTGGCTGAAGAGTACAGGACACCAGTATTCGTAATGGCCGATGAAATCATCGGACACATGAGGGAAAAGATTACGGTTGAAGACGAAATTGAAATTGTCGCAAGGAAAATGCCTGAAGACAAGGATAATTATTTGCCGTTTAAAAACGTTGAAAACGGCACAAATCCGATGCCGGCATTCGGTCAGGGATTCAATATTCACGTTACCGGTTTGACTCACGATGAAAGAGGTTATCCTGATACAAACGACCCTGAAACTCATCATAACTTAGTTCAAAGGCTATGTGATAAGATTTTAAACAACAGGGACAAGATCTGCTCCGTTCAGTCCGAAAGCTGTGAGGATGCAGACGTCATTATCTTATCATATGGAGCTCCTGTAAGGTCAGCTGTTGAAGCCGTTCAAAAGGCAAGAGCAGAAGGCAAAAAGCTCGGATACATCAAGCTTGACACTCCATGGCCTTTCCCTGAAGAGCAGGTAAGAGAACTGGCATCAAACGCATCCGACGTTTATGTCGTTGAATTGAACCTGGGCCAGATGTATTATGAAGTCGAGCGTGTACTTGACTCTAACGTTAACGTTCACCTGATAGGAAAAATAGGTGGCCCGATGCCTACTCCTGATGAAATATTATCAAGAATCGACGAAATGGGAGGAAATTAA
- a CDS encoding 2-oxoacid:ferredoxin oxidoreductase subunit beta, with protein sequence MSAENKFTPYMRKDRLPHIFCPGCGNGAIMNAFLRAMEKAEMDFDNIAMVSGIGCSSRIPGYMNCDSLHTTHGRALSFATGLKTANKNLDVVVFTGDGDCASIGGNHLIHAARRNINLTVICINNNIYGMTGGQISPTSPKGSFGTTAPYGNMDAPFNLAELVAAAGASYSARWTTIQIESLVTAIKDGLKNPGFSFIEVATQCPTYYGRKNKLRTPTAMAVTLKMNTVFKSAAERMRPQELEGKIVVGEFANRQKDEFTENIERISIEKFGKKTLINSAYEEEL encoded by the coding sequence ATGTCAGCTGAAAATAAATTCACTCCATACATGAGAAAAGACAGATTGCCTCATATATTCTGTCCTGGATGTGGAAACGGAGCTATCATGAACGCTTTTCTAAGGGCAATGGAAAAGGCTGAAATGGACTTCGACAATATCGCAATGGTTTCTGGTATCGGATGTTCATCAAGGATTCCGGGATATATGAACTGTGATTCCCTTCACACAACTCACGGAAGAGCGCTGAGCTTCGCTACAGGTTTGAAAACTGCAAACAAGAATTTGGATGTAGTGGTTTTCACCGGTGACGGTGACTGCGCATCAATCGGAGGTAACCACCTGATTCATGCGGCCAGAAGAAACATCAATCTGACCGTTATCTGTATCAACAATAACATTTATGGTATGACTGGTGGTCAAATCAGTCCTACTTCACCTAAAGGCAGTTTTGGAACTACCGCTCCATACGGAAACATGGACGCTCCGTTCAATTTAGCCGAACTTGTTGCGGCAGCCGGAGCAAGCTATTCCGCAAGATGGACGACAATCCAAATCGAAAGCCTGGTAACCGCAATCAAAGACGGTCTTAAAAATCCTGGTTTCTCATTCATTGAGGTTGCAACCCAATGTCCGACCTATTACGGCCGTAAAAACAAGCTCAGAACTCCAACAGCAATGGCTGTAACGTTAAAGATGAATACTGTATTCAAATCAGCCGCTGAAAGGATGAGGCCACAGGAATTGGAAGGAAAGATTGTCGTTGGAGAATTCGCCAACAGGCAAAAGGACGAGTTTACCGAAAACATTGAAAGAATAAGCATTGAAAAATTCGGTAAGAAAACTTTAATTAATTCAGCATATGAAGAGGAGTTATAA
- a CDS encoding 2-oxoacid:ferredoxin oxidoreductase subunit gamma, giving the protein MRSEIRIGGFGGQGVILAGIILGKAASIFDKNEAVQTQSYGPEARGGASKCEVVVSDAKIEYPKVQSPDILVAMSNEALIKYIVDLKDEGTLIVDPGTTDIEDVREFIDEHNIKVYEAPATKTANDEIGLKIVANIVMVGAITKITGIISQDAAIEAIKDSVPAGTEEKNIKAFEAGYNLI; this is encoded by the coding sequence ATGAGAAGCGAAATTAGAATCGGCGGATTCGGAGGTCAGGGAGTAATCCTTGCAGGAATTATTTTGGGTAAGGCCGCAAGTATCTTTGATAAGAATGAAGCCGTTCAAACTCAATCCTACGGTCCTGAAGCTCGTGGAGGAGCTTCCAAATGTGAAGTTGTCGTAAGCGATGCGAAAATCGAATATCCTAAAGTTCAGAGTCCGGACATTTTAGTTGCAATGTCCAACGAAGCGTTAATCAAGTATATCGTTGACTTAAAGGATGAGGGTACATTAATCGTCGATCCGGGAACAACCGACATTGAGGACGTACGTGAATTCATCGACGAACATAACATTAAGGTTTATGAAGCTCCCGCCACAAAGACGGCTAACGATGAAATCGGTCTTAAAATCGTAGCCAATATCGTTATGGTAGGAGCCATTACAAAAATTACTGGAATTATATCTCAGGATGCAGCTATTGAAGCCATTAAGGACAGCGTTCCGGCAGGAACCGAAGAAAAGAATATAAAGGCATTCGAGGCAGGATATAATTTAATCTAA
- the sucC gene encoding ADP-forming succinate--CoA ligase subunit beta — protein MKFFENVAKKVFASEGIRILEGHVVYSPEEAVAVCSEMNVPVVVKAQVLTGGRGKAGGVKFADNPGEALKVADEILGMEIKGEKVRHLLIEEKADIQNEYFLSISIDRAAKRPLIMASKEGGVEIENLAKTNPEKIIKYYPQPLIEFLPYEAREIARKMDVPSELIGAMGDVIWKLYNVFDKYDCEIAEINPLVLTPDGLIAADAKMEVENDSLYRHQDLVNMLHYKKKAVDFVKLDGDIAVIGNGAGLTLTAMDMIKLHGGEPATFLDIGGGASEQIINQALSIVLNYDPVKVVFLNVLGGITKADDVARGVIKALEQSDREIHIVIRLTGTNEEEGQKLLEEAGIPYEISMEAAAKKAVDLCNELKAEE, from the coding sequence ATGAAGTTTTTCGAAAATGTAGCAAAAAAAGTTTTTGCAAGTGAAGGAATTAGAATCTTGGAAGGCCACGTCGTATATTCCCCGGAAGAGGCTGTAGCGGTCTGTTCCGAAATGAACGTGCCTGTTGTCGTCAAGGCACAGGTATTGACCGGTGGAAGAGGCAAAGCCGGCGGTGTAAAATTCGCAGACAACCCTGGTGAAGCCTTAAAGGTCGCAGATGAAATATTGGGAATGGAAATCAAGGGAGAAAAGGTAAGGCATTTGCTTATTGAAGAAAAGGCAGATATCCAAAACGAATATTTCCTAAGCATTTCCATCGACAGGGCAGCAAAAAGGCCATTGATTATGGCAAGTAAAGAGGGTGGTGTTGAAATCGAAAATCTCGCAAAGACAAATCCTGAAAAAATCATCAAGTATTATCCGCAGCCTCTTATCGAATTTCTGCCGTATGAAGCCCGTGAAATAGCACGCAAAATGGATGTGCCTTCAGAACTTATAGGTGCTATGGGTGACGTTATCTGGAAATTATACAACGTCTTTGACAAATACGACTGTGAAATCGCTGAAATCAACCCTCTGGTATTGACTCCAGACGGTCTTATCGCAGCTGACGCTAAAATGGAAGTTGAAAACGATTCTCTATACAGGCATCAGGACCTTGTCAACATGCTTCACTACAAGAAAAAAGCCGTTGATTTCGTTAAACTTGACGGTGACATTGCCGTAATCGGTAACGGAGCAGGATTAACACTTACCGCTATGGATATGATCAAGCTTCACGGCGGAGAGCCTGCAACATTTCTCGATATCGGAGGAGGAGCATCCGAACAGATTATCAATCAGGCATTGAGCATTGTTTTAAACTACGACCCGGTTAAAGTCGTTTTTTTAAACGTTTTAGGTGGTATCACCAAGGCAGATGATGTTGCAAGGGGCGTAATCAAGGCTCTTGAACAGTCAGACAGGGAAATACACATTGTAATCAGACTTACCGGAACTAACGAGGAAGAAGGTCAAAAGCTCCTTGAAGAGGCAGGCATTCCATACGAAATATCAATGGAAGCCGCAGCCAAAAAGGCAGTTGACTTATGCAATGAATTAAAGGCAGAAGAATGA
- a CDS encoding flavodoxin family protein: protein MKFFAINGSPRKTCSTAKLLDKSLEGIQSVLPEAEVERIDLYDIPFNGCKSCFACKRINGRHYGRCVYKDDFKPILNEITQADGVILGSPVYFGDLTGNMRCFLERFMFPFLAYSSHETVEHKRMPLACIYTMNVSREASIEMGYNDLFDKYESILEGIFTKPEHLYVHETYQFKDYSRYVSDIFDEKERKHILKTRFPKDLKSAFEIGKNIALKSQK from the coding sequence ATGAAATTTTTTGCTATTAACGGAAGTCCGAGAAAAACTTGCAGCACCGCAAAGCTGTTGGATAAATCATTGGAAGGAATACAGTCTGTTCTTCCCGAGGCCGAAGTTGAAAGAATAGACTTGTATGATATTCCTTTTAATGGATGCAAGAGCTGCTTTGCGTGCAAAAGAATCAACGGTCGTCATTATGGGCGATGTGTCTATAAAGATGACTTTAAGCCTATTTTAAATGAAATAACTCAAGCTGATGGCGTAATATTGGGTTCTCCGGTTTATTTCGGAGATCTCACCGGCAACATGAGATGCTTTTTGGAACGTTTCATGTTTCCGTTTCTTGCCTACAGCTCTCACGAGACTGTGGAGCACAAAAGAATGCCGTTGGCATGTATCTACACCATGAACGTTTCCAGAGAAGCTTCAATCGAAATGGGGTATAATGACCTTTTTGACAAGTACGAATCTATTCTGGAGGGAATCTTCACCAAACCCGAACACCTCTACGTCCATGAAACCTACCAGTTCAAGGACTATTCCAGATACGTTTCAGACATTTTCGATGAAAAAGAGAGAAAACATATCCTTAAAACCCGCTTTCCGAAAGATTTAAAATCAGCTTTTGAAATCGGTAAAAACATCGCCTTAAAATCTCAAAAATAA
- a CDS encoding DUF4012 domain-containing protein: MKRTKKLIIAILLVILIGLLTIIAGALFLGPDLTYEDKNILVLASDKGEQPNGAVDMAFMVELKDGQVKNYTPVYPGGKAHPTQPAPGGLSGNMLLHDCLWDGTKDGMRYASEIVEANTGMKSDAVVLVYTDGIDAVIDSVKPLVVDGEETNLSAEDIIRENDAYNGYPGSENVQGTMSRGDAVMVLVKALAQAAQDPNKKTTMIQTALDQYSKGNIIMTPEGAFTRLLATKGFESLL, translated from the coding sequence ATGAAAAGAACAAAGAAACTGATTATAGCTATTCTTCTCGTAATTCTTATTGGATTATTAACCATTATAGCAGGTGCCCTATTCTTAGGTCCTGATTTAACCTATGAAGATAAAAATATCCTTGTTCTGGCAAGTGATAAGGGCGAACAGCCTAACGGTGCTGTAGATATGGCATTTATGGTTGAATTGAAAGACGGACAGGTGAAAAATTACACTCCGGTTTATCCTGGAGGAAAAGCTCACCCTACGCAGCCGGCGCCTGGCGGCCTTAGCGGAAACATGCTTCTTCACGACTGTCTTTGGGACGGTACCAAGGACGGTATGCGGTATGCAAGTGAGATTGTTGAGGCCAATACAGGAATGAAGTCAGATGCTGTCGTTCTCGTATATACTGACGGAATAGATGCAGTTATCGATTCAGTCAAGCCGCTGGTAGTGGACGGTGAGGAAACCAACCTGAGTGCAGAAGACATTATCCGTGAAAACGATGCATATAACGGATATCCTGGCAGTGAAAACGTTCAGGGAACAATGTCACGTGGAGATGCCGTAATGGTACTGGTCAAGGCATTGGCACAGGCTGCACAAGATCCTAACAAGAAAACAACAATGATTCAAACAGCTTTAGATCAATACTCCAAAGGAAACATTATAATGACTCCTGAAGGAGCGTTCACAAGGCTGTTGGCTACAAAAGGATTTGAAAGTTTACTCTAA
- the twy1 gene encoding 4-demethylwyosine synthase TYW1, whose product MSFNKSQLEQLEKSGYRFVGKHGHAAVKTCHWTRQSIVDKGVCYKEKFYGIESHRCLQMSPAVPNCQQECEFCWRDLTYTQTEWEDEEYDDPKTIVDGAIEAQNNLLCGYYGNDKANPKKLEELKSPTNAAISLAGEPTLYPKIDELIGEFNRRDFTTFVVSNGQCVDRLRNLENDPYQLYLSLDAPSSKIYEELCRPRISDAWNNLNESLETMASFNSRTCIRNTCVKGRNMIYPEKYAELIEKADPNYVEVKAYMFVGSSRERLTMANMPEFHEVKEFAKAIGDECGREIVNESEISRVVLLE is encoded by the coding sequence ATGTCATTCAATAAAAGCCAACTGGAACAACTGGAAAAAAGTGGATATAGATTTGTAGGCAAGCATGGTCATGCGGCAGTCAAAACATGCCACTGGACCCGCCAAAGTATTGTAGATAAGGGGGTGTGCTATAAGGAGAAATTCTACGGAATTGAATCCCACAGATGCCTGCAAATGTCTCCTGCAGTTCCCAACTGTCAGCAGGAGTGCGAATTCTGTTGGAGGGATTTGACCTATACACAGACCGAATGGGAAGATGAGGAGTATGATGACCCTAAAACCATAGTTGACGGAGCCATTGAAGCTCAAAACAATCTTTTATGTGGCTATTATGGAAATGACAAGGCAAATCCAAAAAAGCTGGAAGAACTTAAAAGCCCTACAAACGCAGCAATTTCACTTGCCGGCGAGCCTACATTATACCCTAAAATCGATGAACTGATTGGAGAGTTCAACAGAAGGGATTTCACAACATTTGTAGTGAGCAACGGCCAGTGCGTTGACAGGCTGAGGAATCTCGAAAACGACCCTTACCAGCTGTACCTTTCCTTGGATGCACCTTCAAGTAAAATTTATGAAGAGCTATGCCGACCAAGAATAAGCGATGCATGGAATAATTTAAATGAATCACTTGAAACAATGGCCAGTTTTAACTCACGTACATGCATACGAAACACCTGCGTTAAGGGAAGAAACATGATTTATCCCGAAAAGTATGCAGAGCTTATCGAAAAGGCCGATCCGAATTATGTTGAAGTGAAGGCATACATGTTTGTTGGATCATCACGTGAAAGATTAACTATGGCAAACATGCCTGAATTTCATGAAGTTAAGGAATTTGCAAAGGCCATTGGCGATGAATGCGGCAGAGAAATAGTCAATGAGTCCGAAATCAGCCGTGTGGTTCTTCTTGAATGA
- a CDS encoding DNA-methyltransferase — MYRKTKTTSFGSLVRESHDSRQFYSSKLFSDFDIPKNVEYNETKIPDNNLDKLYAKSSESMDEIPNNSVHLMITSPPYNVGKEYDNDLTLEEYEELLTSVFRETYKKLVTGGRACINIANIGRKPYIPLHSLVINIMLDLNFLMRGEIIWDKSASAGGSCAWGSWMSASNPVLRDYHEYILVFSKESYSKNPSQEKIDTISKEDFIEWTKSVWTFPAVNAKRIGHPAPFPVELPHRLINLYSYEGDIVLDPFCGSGTTCLAALQNNRHYIGYDINGDYIDLSEKRISNHKSF, encoded by the coding sequence ATGTACAGAAAAACAAAAACCACTTCATTTGGATCTCTTGTAAGGGAAAGCCATGACTCCAGACAATTCTATTCATCAAAACTCTTCAGTGATTTCGATATTCCAAAAAATGTTGAATATAATGAAACGAAAATTCCAGATAATAATTTGGACAAATTATACGCCAAATCAAGCGAATCCATGGATGAGATTCCCAACAATTCCGTGCACCTGATGATTACTTCGCCTCCGTACAATGTGGGAAAGGAATATGACAACGACCTGACTCTGGAAGAATACGAGGAATTATTAACTTCGGTTTTTAGGGAAACATATAAAAAATTGGTCACGGGAGGGCGTGCATGCATTAACATCGCCAATATTGGAAGAAAGCCCTATATTCCCCTCCATTCATTGGTAATCAATATCATGCTTGATTTAAACTTTTTGATGCGCGGTGAGATAATCTGGGACAAGTCTGCAAGTGCCGGAGGCTCCTGTGCATGGGGAAGCTGGATGTCAGCCTCAAACCCGGTTTTAAGGGACTATCATGAGTATATTCTTGTTTTTTCAAAGGAATCCTATTCCAAAAACCCGTCACAGGAAAAGATTGACACTATCTCAAAGGAGGATTTCATTGAATGGACCAAAAGCGTATGGACATTTCCCGCCGTTAATGCAAAGCGAATCGGCCATCCGGCACCATTTCCGGTCGAACTGCCTCACAGATTAATCAATCTCTATAGCTATGAGGGGGATATTGTTTTAGACCCGTTCTGCGGAAGCGGAACCACATGCCTTGCAGCACTTCAAAACAACAGGCACTATATCGGCTATGACATTAATGGGGATTATATCGACTTGTCTGAAAAGCGGATTTCTAATCATAAGTCTTTTTAA
- the tpiA gene encoding triose-phosphate isomerase produces MNTPIVILNYKTYLESSGLNALNLAYDLESAAAESGITMVAVPQAADIHRIYDDTSLPIYAQHIDPISPGGHTGGNLIDTLVEAGISGSLINHSEKRMQLADIDEIIQQCKQHEIESCVCTNNIATSMAVASLNPDAVAVEPPELIGTGIPVSQAQPEVVEDSVKGVKAINKDVKVLCGAGITNGDDMKAAIDLGADGVLLASGIIKAESPKDALLDLVSKL; encoded by the coding sequence ATGAATACGCCAATTGTGATATTGAATTATAAAACTTATTTGGAATCAAGTGGTTTAAATGCATTAAATCTCGCATATGATTTGGAGAGTGCTGCAGCGGAGTCTGGCATTACAATGGTGGCCGTTCCGCAGGCTGCAGATATTCACAGGATTTATGATGACACTTCACTTCCTATCTATGCCCAGCACATTGATCCTATCTCTCCAGGTGGCCACACGGGCGGAAATCTAATTGATACTTTAGTTGAAGCCGGAATCTCAGGTTCCCTAATCAATCACTCCGAAAAGAGGATGCAGCTTGCAGATATAGATGAGATAATCCAGCAATGCAAACAACATGAAATCGAATCCTGTGTCTGCACAAACAACATCGCAACCAGCATGGCCGTTGCAAGCCTTAATCCTGATGCTGTTGCAGTTGAGCCTCCTGAACTTATCGGAACGGGCATACCTGTTTCTCAAGCCCAGCCTGAAGTTGTTGAAGACAGTGTTAAAGGCGTAAAAGCAATCAATAAGGACGTTAAGGTCTTGTGTGGTGCAGGAATCACCAACGGTGATGATATGAAGGCAGCCATCGATTTGGGTGCTGACGGTGTATTGCTTGCATCAGGAATCATTAAAGCCGAAAGTCCAAAAGACGCTTTGCTTGACCTTGTAAGTAAATTATAA